The following coding sequences lie in one Niabella agricola genomic window:
- a CDS encoding multicopper oxidase domain-containing protein, with amino-acid sequence MYYRFKAGAAFFSVFLFTFNIHAQRVKRYDLYVTDTMVNYSGKHKMAIAVNSQTPMPTLKFTEGDTAEIVVHNR; translated from the coding sequence ATGTATTATAGGTTTAAGGCGGGAGCTGCTTTTTTTTCAGTATTCCTGTTTACATTCAATATACACGCCCAACGCGTAAAGCGGTACGATCTGTATGTAACAGATACCATGGTCAACTATTCCGGGAAACACAAAATGGCGATTGCGGTTAACAGTCAGACTCCTATGCCCACCCTTAAGTTTACGGAAGGTGATACTGCAGAGATTGTGGTACACAACCGGTGA
- a CDS encoding serine hydrolase, which yields MKNVLKKAWVVLGLTTMTFTACQKPGSIVNKGFDAALFAKNMRERLNGKTVGWSFAISQNGKIVQYDADGYARLSTNNPEVKYTYTTRQAIGSCSKTISALALLGALEAKHLDEYTYLADLLPSSWDIALENRKIRVMDMLTHKAGLTYFGNDYASLRKTMKTPTTGFGYLTQKKYDNVNYLLCRVLIPCVVNGKESYANMTDEQADEAVSQAHRDYVREKIFKVAGLPDWQKINIGPWNANGSITEAAPDRQMTMYYNYSQPLLPGIMAYTTYKDAGAGGWFINTPEMAQVLLTAEAGKYVSGLMLDKMKDLLMGYDGFVTGERGDYHWKNGYWYDDQKRGIFTVIMHFPNNVQIAWHTNSIQTDIGDPMGITGKAYDNAWR from the coding sequence ATGAAAAATGTACTAAAAAAAGCCTGGGTGGTCCTGGGACTTACAACAATGACATTTACAGCCTGCCAAAAGCCCGGCAGTATTGTGAACAAAGGATTTGACGCCGCGCTTTTTGCGAAGAACATGCGGGAAAGACTCAATGGAAAAACAGTTGGATGGTCGTTTGCCATTTCCCAGAACGGGAAAATCGTTCAATATGATGCAGACGGTTATGCACGCCTCAGCACGAACAACCCGGAAGTAAAGTACACCTATACCACCCGCCAGGCCATTGGCAGCTGCAGCAAAACCATCTCGGCGCTGGCGCTCCTGGGCGCGCTGGAAGCGAAACATCTTGATGAGTATACTTATCTTGCAGACCTGCTGCCTTCATCATGGGACATTGCCCTGGAAAACCGGAAGATCAGGGTGATGGACATGCTTACGCATAAAGCGGGTCTTACATACTTCGGCAACGACTATGCATCGCTGCGTAAAACGATGAAAACACCTACCACCGGCTTCGGTTATCTGACCCAGAAGAAATACGATAACGTCAATTACCTCCTGTGCCGTGTTTTAATTCCATGCGTAGTAAACGGCAAAGAGAGTTACGCGAACATGACCGATGAGCAGGCCGATGAAGCGGTATCCCAGGCCCATCGTGATTATGTGCGCGAAAAGATCTTCAAAGTAGCAGGGCTGCCGGACTGGCAAAAAATCAATATCGGCCCCTGGAACGCCAACGGATCCATTACTGAAGCCGCACCCGACCGCCAGATGACGATGTATTATAACTATTCCCAGCCCTTGCTCCCGGGCATCATGGCGTATACTACCTACAAGGATGCCGGTGCAGGCGGCTGGTTCATCAACACCCCGGAAATGGCGCAGGTATTGCTGACAGCCGAGGCCGGAAAATACGTATCGGGCCTGATGCTGGATAAGATGAAAGATCTGCTGATGGGCTACGATGGCTTTGTTACCGGCGAACGGGGCGATTACCACTGGAAGAACGGTTACTGGTACGATGATCAAAAGCGCGGCATTTTTACAGTAATCATGCACTTTCCCAACAATGTGCAAATTGCATGGCATACCAATTCTATCCAAACCGATATCGGAGATCCAATGGGCATAACCGGTAAAGCCTATGATAATGCGTGGCGGTAA
- a CDS encoding DUF2480 family protein, which translates to MPDLKHKETDMQDFRNIIPNKVALSGITGVNLLDYAPDDQFLDFDITPFCYRGLMLKEKEFKTEMEAVNWAQYMGSCVSVYCSSGAILPQWVWMLIAAKLQPFAKSIIFGSTEVHRTERWIANIEAADFSSLKGKKTTLRANPAVPEAVYMKATEKLMPLVPTLMYGEPGLPKVIYKLRKSTTEATS; encoded by the coding sequence TTGCCGGACTTGAAACACAAGGAAACGGATATGCAGGATTTCCGGAACATCATACCAAATAAAGTAGCTCTTTCGGGCATCACAGGAGTCAATCTGCTGGATTATGCTCCAGACGACCAGTTTCTGGATTTTGACATCACGCCTTTTTGTTACCGGGGTTTGATGCTTAAAGAAAAGGAATTCAAAACGGAAATGGAGGCGGTTAACTGGGCTCAATATATGGGAAGTTGTGTATCGGTTTACTGTTCTTCCGGTGCCATTCTTCCACAGTGGGTATGGATGCTCATAGCTGCAAAATTACAGCCATTCGCAAAAAGCATTATATTTGGAAGCACGGAAGTGCACAGAACGGAACGCTGGATTGCAAACATTGAAGCTGCGGATTTCAGCAGTCTGAAGGGGAAGAAAACAACCCTTCGTGCAAACCCAGCTGTGCCGGAAGCCGTGTATATGAAGGCTACAGAAAAATTAATGCCCCTGGTACCAACGCTTATGTACGGCGAGCCCGGGCTGCCAAAAGTTATTTATAAGTTACGGAAATCAACAACAGAAGCAACATCATGA
- a CDS encoding GNAT family N-acetyltransferase — protein sequence MTTLIIRDYEQKDLAAVTGLTNQLGYPTTTAEMQLRMNAISEHAQHRTLVAVMDHRVVGYAGLTKGWYWEKNESFLRIQTLVVHQDHRKAGIGKQLLEAAAQHALTIGANDLLLNSGNRPERNAAHRFYPKMGFEATSTGYVKKIAR from the coding sequence ATGACGACACTTATCATTCGCGACTATGAGCAAAAGGACCTCGCTGCGGTAACCGGGCTCACCAATCAGCTGGGCTATCCTACCACAACAGCAGAAATGCAACTTCGTATGAATGCCATCTCGGAGCATGCGCAACACCGGACCCTGGTAGCAGTAATGGATCACCGGGTGGTTGGATATGCCGGGCTGACAAAGGGATGGTACTGGGAAAAAAACGAAAGCTTTCTCAGGATCCAGACACTGGTCGTGCATCAGGATCACCGGAAAGCAGGTATCGGAAAACAGTTACTGGAAGCAGCTGCACAGCATGCCCTTACTATTGGCGCCAATGACCTGTTGCTGAATTCCGGCAACCGGCCCGAAAGAAATGCCGCACACCGGTTCTACCCAAAGATGGGATTTGAAGCTACTTCTACCGGTTACGTAAAAAAAATCGCCCGCTGA
- a CDS encoding GNAT family N-acetyltransferase — protein MDHVPVIPAMQPLRLRKLQSADALPFGLLLLADETVAAIEKYIYDSAVYVLADATEVVGVAALYPLSADELEIKNIAVAASHQNRGVGSVLIQQILEIARKQQYKTLIVGTADTGLRQIRFYERNGFKKYALRKNFFIEQYPQPIFENGVQLKDMILLRQPL, from the coding sequence ATGGACCATGTACCTGTTATACCCGCAATGCAGCCACTCCGGCTAAGAAAACTGCAATCCGCAGATGCACTCCCCTTTGGTTTATTATTGCTGGCGGATGAAACAGTAGCAGCCATAGAAAAATACATCTATGATTCAGCCGTATATGTGCTGGCGGATGCAACGGAGGTGGTAGGCGTTGCTGCCTTATATCCCTTATCAGCCGATGAACTGGAAATAAAAAATATCGCAGTAGCGGCATCGCATCAAAACAGGGGCGTTGGTTCCGTTTTGATTCAACAAATCCTTGAGATCGCCCGTAAACAACAATACAAGACCCTTATCGTAGGAACTGCCGATACAGGATTGCGGCAAATCCGGTTTTATGAACGCAATGGTTTCAAAAAGTACGCGCTCCGGAAAAACTTTTTTATTGAACAGTACCCCCAGCCCATTTTTGAAAACGGCGTTCAGCTAAAAGACATGATCCTTCTGCGGCAGCCATTGTAA
- the rpsA gene encoding 30S ribosomal protein S1, producing MFQLFFKQLNADAQENAGAAGEPVEEASTATTTAPVEAAKPAEAPAAVETAHDDFDWSVDKRNVSSYSKEEKEKYDKVYENTFVQLNDGELINGTVVGITNTDVVLNIGFKSDGLISLNEFRDLQGLKVGDEVEVMIVEKEDRDGHLNLSRKQARTTRAWERIVEVNKTGEVVTGQVTSKTKGGLIVDVFGMETFLPGSQIDVKPVTDYDQFVGKTMEFKVVKINETIKNAVVSHKALIESDIEAQRAEIIGKLEKGQVLEGTVKNITDFGAFMDLGGLDGLLYITDISWGRISHPNEVLKIDQKVNVVVLDFDDEKKRISLGLKQLTPHPWDVLPEGIVEGNTVKGKVVNIEDYGAFLEITPGVEGLVHVSEITWANTPVNAKDFFKLGDEHEAKIVTLDKDTRKMSLSIKQLTEDPWSDIETRFAEGTKHTGEVKNITNYGVFVELAQGIGGMIHISDLSWLKRFNHPGEYTKVGENIDVIILGIDKENRKLQLGHKQLEEDPWNTLQDTFAIGSVHEGTIVRRDDKGATVQLPYGLEGFAPNRHLATQDGKSVSLDETAPFMVIEFDRNEKRIVLSHTRVWEQSAYEERESVKKDARAEAEKTKKAVKNIQSKVEKATLGDLSALADIRKKLDQENSGKSE from the coding sequence ATGTTTCAATTATTTTTTAAACAATTAAACGCTGATGCACAGGAGAATGCGGGCGCTGCCGGAGAACCGGTAGAAGAAGCATCTACAGCGACAACCACTGCACCTGTAGAAGCCGCTAAACCGGCGGAAGCACCCGCTGCGGTAGAAACTGCGCACGACGACTTCGATTGGAGCGTGGACAAACGCAATGTTTCTTCTTACTCCAAAGAAGAAAAAGAAAAGTACGACAAAGTGTATGAAAACACCTTCGTGCAATTAAACGACGGTGAACTGATCAACGGTACCGTTGTAGGTATTACCAACACAGATGTGGTATTGAATATCGGTTTTAAAAGCGATGGTTTGATCTCTCTGAATGAATTCCGCGATCTTCAGGGTTTGAAAGTAGGTGATGAAGTAGAAGTGATGATCGTTGAGAAAGAAGACCGGGATGGTCATCTGAACCTGAGCCGTAAGCAAGCCCGCACTACCCGCGCATGGGAGCGTATTGTGGAAGTAAACAAAACAGGTGAAGTAGTTACCGGACAGGTTACTTCAAAAACAAAAGGTGGTTTGATTGTAGATGTATTTGGTATGGAAACCTTCCTGCCAGGTTCTCAGATCGATGTGAAGCCCGTTACCGATTACGACCAGTTTGTGGGTAAAACCATGGAATTTAAAGTGGTTAAGATCAACGAAACCATTAAGAATGCCGTGGTATCGCACAAAGCGCTTATCGAGAGCGATATTGAAGCACAACGTGCTGAGATCATCGGTAAACTGGAAAAAGGTCAGGTACTGGAAGGTACTGTTAAGAACATCACCGACTTTGGTGCGTTTATGGACCTGGGTGGACTGGATGGTTTACTGTATATCACCGATATTTCATGGGGACGCATTTCTCATCCGAACGAAGTACTGAAGATCGATCAGAAAGTGAACGTGGTGGTACTGGATTTCGACGACGAGAAAAAACGCATCAGCCTGGGTCTGAAACAACTGACTCCGCACCCATGGGATGTGCTGCCTGAAGGCATTGTTGAAGGCAATACTGTGAAAGGTAAAGTGGTGAATATTGAAGACTACGGTGCATTCCTGGAAATCACTCCGGGTGTGGAAGGTCTGGTTCACGTAAGTGAAATTACATGGGCGAACACGCCTGTGAATGCGAAAGACTTCTTCAAGCTGGGTGATGAGCACGAAGCGAAGATTGTAACGCTGGATAAAGATACCCGCAAAATGAGCCTGTCTATTAAACAACTGACAGAAGACCCATGGAGCGATATCGAAACCCGTTTTGCAGAAGGTACCAAACATACCGGCGAAGTGAAGAACATCACCAACTACGGTGTGTTTGTAGAACTGGCACAGGGTATCGGTGGTATGATCCATATCAGCGACCTGAGCTGGCTGAAACGCTTCAACCATCCGGGTGAGTATACGAAAGTGGGCGAGAATATTGACGTGATCATCCTGGGAATCGACAAAGAAAACCGCAAACTACAGCTGGGACACAAACAGCTGGAGGAAGATCCCTGGAATACCCTTCAGGACACTTTTGCCATCGGCAGTGTGCATGAAGGAACCATCGTTCGCAGAGATGATAAAGGTGCTACCGTTCAGCTGCCTTACGGCCTGGAAGGTTTTGCTCCCAACCGTCACCTGGCTACACAGGATGGTAAGTCTGTAAGCTTAGACGAAACCGCTCCGTTCATGGTGATCGAATTCGATCGCAATGAAAAGCGCATTGTATTGTCTCATACCCGCGTTTGGGAACAATCCGCATACGAAGAAAGAGAATCTGTGAAGAAAGATGCACGCGCTGAAGCGGAAAAAACCAAAAAAGCGGTGAAGAATATCCAGAGCAAGGTTGAAAAAGCAACCCTGGGTGACCTGAGCGCTTTAGCGGATATCCGTAAAAAACTGGATCAGGAAAATTCTGGTAAATCAGAATAA
- a CDS encoding YceI family protein, with translation MKQTISIFALALTLAACGGASSDQAKTNEKQEAAVAAGSSYAIDTLATTVDWRATHKGGFAPRFGIISVNDGSLSVENGAITAGNFTINLGGLKVDTASVTEPGKKATDLEAHLKSPDFFDVAKYPTAKFVITKVAPYDSAQQKSLLPGATNLISGNLTLKDSTLNITFPAQVTVTDTEVNATAKFTIDRSAWGISYKTDGSPENWMISKDVEVGFNLKAAKK, from the coding sequence ATGAAACAAACAATCTCCATTTTTGCACTGGCGCTCACACTGGCCGCCTGTGGGGGCGCTTCAAGCGACCAAGCCAAAACCAACGAAAAACAGGAAGCTGCTGTAGCTGCAGGTAGTTCCTATGCAATTGATACCCTGGCTACTACCGTAGATTGGCGGGCAACCCACAAGGGTGGATTTGCACCCCGTTTTGGTATAATCAGTGTAAACGACGGATCGCTTTCCGTTGAAAATGGCGCCATCACTGCCGGCAATTTTACCATTAACCTGGGAGGATTAAAGGTAGACACGGCATCAGTTACCGAACCCGGTAAAAAGGCAACGGATCTTGAAGCACACCTGAAAAGTCCCGATTTTTTTGATGTGGCCAAATATCCCACCGCAAAATTCGTGATTACAAAAGTAGCCCCATATGACAGTGCCCAGCAAAAAAGCCTGTTACCAGGTGCTACCAACCTGATCAGCGGTAACCTTACCTTAAAAGACAGCACCCTGAACATCACCTTCCCGGCCCAGGTAACCGTAACCGATACAGAAGTAAATGCAACTGCAAAATTCACCATCGACCGTAGCGCATGGGGAATCAGCTATAAAACAGACGGCAGCCCCGAAAACTGGATGATCAGCAAAGACGTTGAGGTTGGGTTCAACCTGAAGGCCGCGAAGAAATAG
- a CDS encoding Crp/Fnr family transcriptional regulator gives MQLTQILDQVYPLPQETREKVIGQVQEVRFEKHHLLMRAGRVEPYLYFIKSGIVRAYADTGGHEITFWFGSEGETIVSMNSYVAGKPGYEHIELMEPCILYELRTAALQQLYQQDLQIANWGRKFAERELIKTEERLISRQFKTAAQRYRELLTDSPDLLQRIPLCHIASYLGITQVSLSRIRSEIR, from the coding sequence ATGCAGCTTACACAAATACTGGATCAGGTATATCCGTTACCTCAGGAGACCCGTGAAAAGGTCATCGGTCAGGTGCAGGAGGTGAGGTTCGAAAAGCATCATTTACTAATGCGTGCGGGAAGGGTGGAACCGTATCTCTACTTTATCAAGAGCGGTATTGTAAGAGCCTATGCCGATACCGGTGGCCATGAAATCACTTTTTGGTTTGGCAGCGAGGGCGAAACCATTGTATCGATGAACAGTTATGTGGCGGGCAAACCAGGGTATGAACATATTGAGCTGATGGAGCCCTGTATTTTGTATGAACTGCGGACAGCAGCGCTGCAACAGCTATACCAGCAAGACCTGCAGATTGCTAACTGGGGGCGGAAATTTGCGGAAAGGGAACTGATCAAAACAGAAGAGCGGCTGATCTCCCGGCAGTTTAAAACGGCTGCACAACGATACAGGGAGCTGCTGACGGATAGTCCGGATCTGTTGCAACGGATTCCCTTATGTCATATTGCTTCTTACCTGGGCATTACGCAGGTAAGCCTGAGCCGGATCCGGTCGGAGATCCGTTGA
- a CDS encoding helix-turn-helix transcriptional regulator, with amino-acid sequence MHNNLPDNEKALGIIKTRGPQTLLDLAAEMDITVEGARFHLLKLAKEGLVTATTESKGRGRPQQRWALTDLGHARFPDMHAELTVRLIESIRATLGQPALDKVIATNGKAGLERYLKELEGRAGLKERLKGLAAIRSREGYMADVKKEGDGFLLVENHCPICAAAASCQGFCASELKTFKTILGKTAEVERVDHILKGARRCAYKITPVVG; translated from the coding sequence ATGCATAATAATCTTCCTGATAATGAAAAAGCGCTGGGGATCATCAAAACCCGGGGGCCACAAACCTTGCTGGACCTGGCAGCGGAGATGGATATTACGGTGGAAGGGGCAAGGTTCCACTTGCTCAAGCTTGCCAAAGAGGGACTGGTAACCGCTACAACCGAATCGAAAGGCCGGGGAAGACCACAGCAGAGATGGGCGCTGACGGATCTGGGGCATGCCCGTTTTCCGGATATGCATGCGGAATTAACGGTAAGACTGATAGAATCGATCCGGGCGACGCTGGGACAGCCGGCGCTGGACAAAGTCATTGCAACCAATGGAAAAGCCGGGCTGGAGCGATACCTGAAGGAGCTGGAAGGCAGGGCCGGTTTGAAGGAACGGCTGAAGGGGCTGGCGGCGATCCGCAGCAGGGAGGGATATATGGCAGATGTCAAAAAGGAAGGGGATGGCTTCCTGTTGGTGGAAAATCATTGCCCGATCTGCGCCGCCGCAGCCAGTTGCCAGGGGTTTTGTGCGTCAGAATTAAAAACCTTTAAAACGATACTGGGTAAAACCGCCGAAGTAGAACGGGTGGATCATATTTTGAAAGGTGCCCGGAGATGTGCCTATAAAATAACACCGGTGGTAGGATGA
- a CDS encoding DUF3347 domain-containing protein, translating into MQSIKNISLALMMGLAATFSYAHGQISHSKTVTVTIRGNATACKTLIEKAGTQKKQALLTWDPATQKATLVYNQHATTKDAVLRRVTLAGFDNESYNAPVETYQILPETCQYKGTMTQQEHKSHSPSGATRDAAAVSVLDSVYKAYFAINNALVQSDATVVTQKAGELNTAVKSVKMGALSSNEHQVWMAVMGDLQKQTAALQSAGGIEKQRAVFASLTETIYKLVKASSVPYKIYYNHCPMYKGSANWLSSEQGIKNPYYGAKMLTCGSTKETIP; encoded by the coding sequence ATGCAATCGATAAAAAATATATCGCTGGCCCTGATGATGGGGCTGGCCGCCACGTTCTCCTATGCACACGGACAAATCAGCCATTCGAAGACTGTAACTGTAACCATCCGGGGAAATGCAACGGCTTGTAAAACGCTCATCGAAAAGGCGGGCACACAAAAAAAACAGGCCTTATTAACCTGGGACCCAGCTACCCAAAAAGCGACCCTGGTTTACAACCAACATGCCACCACAAAAGATGCCGTGTTAAGACGGGTGACCCTGGCTGGGTTCGACAATGAAAGCTACAATGCACCTGTTGAAACCTACCAGATACTGCCGGAGACCTGCCAGTATAAGGGAACGATGACTCAACAGGAACACAAGAGCCATTCCCCTTCCGGAGCAACGCGTGATGCGGCCGCCGTATCTGTATTAGACTCCGTGTACAAAGCCTACTTTGCCATCAACAATGCCCTGGTCCAGTCGGATGCAACGGTCGTTACGCAAAAAGCCGGCGAATTGAATACAGCGGTTAAGTCGGTAAAAATGGGAGCATTAAGCAGCAACGAACACCAGGTATGGATGGCGGTGATGGGTGATCTGCAAAAGCAAACAGCCGCATTGCAATCGGCCGGTGGCATCGAAAAACAACGCGCCGTATTTGCTTCACTTACTGAAACCATTTACAAGCTTGTAAAGGCCTCTTCAGTACCATATAAAATATACTACAATCATTGCCCCATGTATAAGGGCAGTGCCAACTGGCTCAGCAGTGAACAGGGAATCAAAAATCCTTATTACGGTGCAAAGATGCTGACCTGCGGTTCCACAAAAGAAACAATCCCGTAA
- a CDS encoding methylated-DNA--[protein]-cysteine S-methyltransferase has product MEPHFYKEMESPTGLIRLVATATHLVGVQWRISETYVSEAHFFKDAAHPLLLEAEHQLNAYFLGKQKAFAVPVKLEGSDFQKKVWALLTDIPYGKTISYGEMARRTGDIKNVRAVGGALNKNPVPVIVPCHRVIGANGKMIGFGGGLPRKIYLLNLENPKPQLNLW; this is encoded by the coding sequence ATGGAACCTCATTTTTACAAAGAAATGGAATCGCCCACGGGTCTGATACGCCTGGTGGCTACTGCCACTCACCTCGTAGGGGTGCAATGGCGGATCAGTGAAACATACGTCAGCGAAGCGCATTTTTTTAAGGATGCCGCGCACCCACTGCTGCTGGAGGCGGAGCACCAGCTAAATGCATACTTCCTGGGAAAACAAAAGGCATTTGCGGTACCTGTAAAATTGGAGGGCAGCGATTTCCAGAAAAAGGTTTGGGCATTGCTGACTGATATCCCGTATGGGAAAACCATCAGTTATGGAGAAATGGCCCGGCGGACGGGAGATATAAAGAATGTCAGGGCTGTTGGCGGTGCGTTGAATAAAAACCCGGTTCCGGTTATTGTACCTTGTCACCGCGTCATTGGTGCCAACGGTAAGATGATCGGCTTCGGTGGAGGCCTGCCACGTAAAATTTATCTGTTAAATCTTGAAAATCCAAAACCGCAGCTAAACCTGTGGTAA
- a CDS encoding DMT family transporter: MNWIILIIAGLCEVAFTSCLGKAKETTGAAMYWWYAGFFIALTASMLLLMKAIQGLPIGTAYAVWTGIGAVGAALMGILVFKEPATFWRLFFITTLIASIVGLKVVSSH; this comes from the coding sequence ATGAACTGGATTATTCTGATCATCGCGGGTTTGTGTGAAGTGGCGTTTACTTCCTGCCTGGGCAAGGCAAAGGAAACAACAGGGGCCGCTATGTACTGGTGGTACGCCGGTTTTTTTATTGCGCTTACCGCAAGCATGTTATTGCTGATGAAAGCCATTCAGGGACTTCCGATTGGAACGGCTTATGCGGTGTGGACGGGTATTGGGGCGGTGGGCGCTGCATTAATGGGCATCCTGGTGTTTAAGGAGCCGGCTACCTTCTGGAGATTGTTTTTTATCACCACCCTGATTGCTTCGATTGTGGGATTGAAGGTGGTTTCATCGCATTAG
- a CDS encoding DNA-3-methyladenine glycosylase family protein, with amino-acid sequence MIRSFSERTFKRICNQLAQKDVHLAGVLETYGHPPMWTRSNSFESLVHIILEQQVSLASALAALKKLQEHTGHISPESILKLNDEALRACYVSRQKAGYIRGLAEAITNGTIDLAGMHRLPDVVIREKLTALKGIGNWTVDVYLMFVLQRADIFPVGDLAAVNALKRLKSLDKDTPKETLLAVAATWAPHRTIATMILWHHYLSEKIV; translated from the coding sequence ATGATCCGATCTTTTTCTGAAAGAACATTTAAGCGTATCTGCAATCAGCTTGCCCAAAAGGATGTGCATCTGGCGGGTGTTCTGGAAACCTACGGGCATCCGCCGATGTGGACCCGGTCCAATAGTTTTGAATCGCTGGTGCATATTATCCTGGAGCAGCAGGTGTCACTGGCCTCAGCGTTGGCTGCTTTAAAAAAATTACAGGAGCATACGGGGCATATCAGTCCCGAATCTATATTAAAGTTGAATGATGAAGCGCTGCGCGCCTGCTACGTCAGTCGTCAAAAAGCCGGCTATATCCGTGGGCTTGCGGAGGCCATTACCAACGGCACGATCGACCTTGCCGGCATGCACCGGTTGCCGGATGTCGTGATCCGCGAGAAGCTGACCGCTTTAAAAGGAATCGGCAACTGGACGGTTGATGTATACCTGATGTTTGTATTGCAACGTGCAGATATCTTCCCGGTAGGAGATCTTGCAGCGGTAAACGCTCTGAAACGGTTGAAGTCCCTGGACAAGGATACGCCTAAAGAAACGCTGCTTGCGGTTGCCGCAACATGGGCGCCGCATCGTACCATTGCTACGATGATCCTGTGGCATCACTATTTATCGGAGAAAATTGTTTAA
- a CDS encoding NADPH-dependent FMN reductase — protein MNILVLNGSLDQREGSTPTKLSAYLKQHLEAQGATVSIFNLVESGIPLFDYTLQKIPNGVQVMLNLFRNADAHIWLTPLYHGSMTGVMKNCLDWLELSSKEERPYLIDKLIGLICWADGGQAMQGINAMDAVAKSLRAWPVPFSVPIVRNALFMAPDYQEITQEYKNKINLLTSIITSKRVVTI, from the coding sequence ATGAATATATTAGTATTAAACGGATCATTGGATCAACGGGAAGGATCGACCCCCACAAAGCTTTCTGCCTACCTGAAACAACATCTCGAAGCCCAGGGCGCTACGGTTTCCATTTTCAACCTTGTTGAATCCGGCATTCCTTTATTTGATTATACCTTGCAAAAGATTCCCAACGGTGTTCAGGTAATGCTCAACCTGTTCCGGAATGCCGATGCACATATCTGGCTCACCCCGCTTTATCACGGCAGTATGACCGGTGTAATGAAGAACTGTCTCGACTGGCTGGAGCTGAGCTCCAAGGAAGAGCGCCCCTACCTGATCGACAAGCTTATCGGGCTGATCTGCTGGGCTGATGGAGGACAGGCCATGCAGGGCATCAATGCGATGGATGCGGTGGCTAAATCATTAAGAGCCTGGCCCGTGCCATTTAGTGTTCCCATTGTGCGCAATGCCCTGTTCATGGCACCGGATTACCAGGAGATTACCCAAGAATATAAAAACAAGATCAACCTGTTGACCAGTATCATTACTTCCAAACGGGTGGTTACTATTTAA
- a CDS encoding RNA polymerase sigma factor translates to METEILKAIHEHQKIIYKICNLYRDNREDQEDLFQEIVYQLWKSYPSFKGASKVSSWIYRVALNTALTIYRKPSVVIDYYRDLPEGIHPSEEKIPEYSERLFLALRTLNDSEKAIIALYLEDFSYKEIATITGLSTNNIGVRLNRIKNKLKELLK, encoded by the coding sequence ATGGAAACAGAAATCTTAAAGGCAATCCATGAGCATCAGAAAATTATTTATAAAATTTGCAATCTGTACAGGGATAACCGGGAGGATCAGGAAGACCTATTCCAGGAAATCGTTTATCAGCTCTGGAAATCGTATCCTTCATTCAAAGGAGCTTCAAAAGTAAGCTCATGGATCTACCGGGTTGCACTGAATACGGCGCTTACCATCTACCGGAAACCATCGGTAGTAATTGACTATTACCGGGACCTGCCCGAAGGCATCCATCCGTCCGAAGAAAAGATTCCGGAGTATTCCGAACGGTTGTTTTTGGCCTTACGTACTTTGAATGACTCAGAAAAAGCCATAATAGCGCTGTACCTTGAGGATTTTAGCTATAAAGAAATTGCGACAATAACCGGTTTGAGCACCAATAATATAGGGGTGCGCTTAAACAGGATAAAAAATAAACTGAAAGAACTACTAAAATAA